In one Carettochelys insculpta isolate YL-2023 chromosome 6, ASM3395843v1, whole genome shotgun sequence genomic region, the following are encoded:
- the LOC142015163 gene encoding bone marrow proteoglycan-like gives MKLSLVLTLALLGAISAHQLEEGALEQEVPDDQAEEELEGPEPSCPAESKSFQVVVPSNGTHTCRYVFVNSCQTFRQAQRYCARCYRGRLASIHSHSTNEQLRCGARARTNRGLVWIGAITYRRFRRVCARWVDRSTWNYANWARRNPRGYFRRCVAMCTNNGRWISVTCRSRLPFICRY, from the exons ATGAAGCTGTCCCTGGTCCTGACACTTGCCCTGCTAGGGGCCATCTCTGCTCACCAGCTTG AGGAAGGAGCCCTGGAGCAGGAGGTGCCTGATGACCAGGCTGAGGAGGAGCTCGAGGGGCCCGAGCCGTCGTGCCCAGCAGAGAGCAAGAGCTTCCAGGTGGTCGTGCCGAGCAATGGGACCCACACCTGCCGCTATGTGTTTGTGAACAGCTGCCAGACCTTTCGGCAAGCccag agaTATTGCGCCCGCTGCTACCGCGGCCGCCTGGCCTCCATCCACAGCCATTCGACCAATGAGCAGCTGCGCTGTGGAGCCCGAGCCCGCACCAACCGGGGCCTGGTCTGGATCGGGGCCATCACCTACCGCCGG TTCCGGCGCGTGTGTGCCCGCTGGGTCGACCGCAGCACATGGAACTACGCCAACTGGGCCAGGAGGAACCCTCGGGGCTACTTTAGACGATGTGTTGCCATGTGCACCAACA ATGGTCGTTGGATAAGTGTCACCTGCCGGTCTAGACTGCCCTTCATCTGCCGGTACTGA